Below is a genomic region from Candidatus Deferrimicrobiaceae bacterium.
CCCAGCGGATGACGAAGATCGCCGCGATCAACGAGGCCGGCATCAACATCATCTCCACGCTCGACCTCTCCCGGCTCCTCAAGCTCGTGGCGACCTCCGCCTCCCTCATCATGGAAGCCGAGTCGTGCGTCATCCGCCTGCTCGACTCCCAAACGGGCAAGTACGGGATCCGGGAGTATTACGGCATGAAGGCGGAGGGGGAGCAGCAGGACCTCTTCCGGATGGACAAGAAGGGGGTCACCGCGATCCTCAAGGGAGAACCTTCCGTTCTCGTCCGGGACACGGCCGAGGAGGAGAAATGGAAGGAATTCGCCGGCGTGGCGCGCACGATGATCATGCTTCCCTTGACGCGCGACGCCGAGATCATCGGCACCGTCTCCATGTTCGACAAGTTCCCGCACAAGACGTTTTACCCGGCATCCTTCAACAACGATGACAGGGGGACGTTCGAAAAGTTCATCCGGTACGTCGAGAAGGCCATCGGAAACGCGATCGTCTTCGAGAGGAACGAGAAGCTCAAAAACCTCGACGAGTCGACGGGGCTGCCGACCCTGCAATATTTCCAGTCCCGCCTCCTCCACGAGTTGAGCCGCGCGCGGCGTTTCCGGCGCAGGCTCGTGCTCATGATCTGCGAGGTCACCCCCCGCGTCCCCGCGCGGGAGTTTTCCGCGCTCGACAGGGAGGAGTGGGTGATCAAACGGCTGGCCAAGGTCATTCGCACCGCGCTCCGGGGCTACGACGTCGTCTCCCGGATCAGCGACTGGAAATTCGGGATGATCCTTCCGGAGGCGGAGGACGGCAAGATGAGCGCCATCCCCCGGATCAAGAAGGCGATCATCGACGAGGCGGAGGAGATCCGGAGAGTCATGAAGGATCTCAAGGTCGATGTGCGCTTCGGGCACGCCAGCTTCCCCGACGACGGGGAGGACTACGAGAAACTCATCTTCAAGTCGAACCTTCTCAAGTAATCATGGCGGATTCGGGCGGCAGGAGGGGAATCAGATCTCGAGGTCCGGGGGGACGCCCGGCACGACCCCGCCCTCGTTCATCGACCCGGTGCGATACCCTGCAAGATCGACGGCCACGTAGAGAAACCCGTTTTCCCGGAAGCCGCCGTGGATGGCCTCCGATATCTCCGGTTCGAACAGGCGCGGGATCTCCTCCTGTCCGACCTCGATGCGTGCGACCCGTTCGTGGACGCGAACGCGGAACTGCCGGAAACCGAACCCCCGAAGGATCTCTTCGCACGCCTCCACCCGCTGCAGCTTTTCCGCGGTGATCGTCGAACCGTACGGGAACCGCGAGGAGAGGCAGGCGAACGCCCCCTTGTCCGCGGTGGGAAGCCGGAAATGGCGGCTGAGCGCCCGGATGTCCCCTTTCGTGATCCCGTTTTCCAGCAACGGGCTGCGCACGCCCAGTTCCTTCGCCGCCCGCCTTCCGGGGCGGAAGTCGCCGGTGTCGTCGCGGTTCGTGCCGTCGCACACCGCCTCGTATCCCTCCGCGCGCGCCAGCGCCCACAGGATGCCGAACAGTTCCTTCTTGCAGTGATAGCACCGGTCGGGGGGGTTTTCGGAGAAGCCGGGGATCAGGAGTTCGTTCGACTCCACGAACCGGTGGGAGGCCTGGAAATCCCGGGCGATTTTCTCCGCCTCGTCGCGTTCCGATTTCGGGTAGGTGGGGGATGTCGCGGTGACCGCGAGGGTTTTCTCCCCCAGCGCCCGGAGAGCGGCGTACAGGAGGAAGGTGCTGTCGACCCCCCCGCTGAAGGCGATCACGGCGGAACCC
It encodes:
- a CDS encoding diguanylate cyclase gives rise to the protein QRMTKIAAINEAGINIISTLDLSRLLKLVATSASLIMEAESCVIRLLDSQTGKYGIREYYGMKAEGEQQDLFRMDKKGVTAILKGEPSVLVRDTAEEEKWKEFAGVARTMIMLPLTRDAEIIGTVSMFDKFPHKTFYPASFNNDDRGTFEKFIRYVEKAIGNAIVFERNEKLKNLDESTGLPTLQYFQSRLLHELSRARRFRRRLVLMICEVTPRVPAREFSALDREEWVIKRLAKVIRTALRGYDVVSRISDWKFGMILPEAEDGKMSAIPRIKKAIIDEAEEIRRVMKDLKVDVRFGHASFPDDGEDYEKLIFKSNLLK
- the larE gene encoding ATP-dependent sacrificial sulfur transferase LarE, with product MPSSAESRQPEGLAPPLSEKWESLLSSLRSLGSAVIAFSGGVDSTFLLYAALRALGEKTLAVTATSPTYPKSERDEAEKIARDFQASHRFVESNELLIPGFSENPPDRCYHCKKELFGILWALARAEGYEAVCDGTNRDDTGDFRPGRRAAKELGVRSPLLENGITKGDIRALSRHFRLPTADKGAFACLSSRFPYGSTITAEKLQRVEACEEILRGFGFRQFRVRVHERVARIEVGQEEIPRLFEPEISEAIHGGFRENGFLYVAVDLAGYRTGSMNEGGVVPGVPPDLEI